A region of Nostoc sp. 'Peltigera membranacea cyanobiont' N6 DNA encodes the following proteins:
- a CDS encoding nSTAND1 domain-containing NTPase — protein sequence MTNDKPLRIYTKENQHTLQRLIRAIALSEGQFALILVRCNYGQLREQMLENIRSITKDINIRELVLNSSTTSLHNTIVSELSLDNPAVLTDSLPAAVMVFGLESASDLENLLTGINQARDIYAATFPFSVVLWLQDEVASLLSRLAPDFKSWAATTIKFEMAKVDLIALIHQEAESLFAKVLEAGAETFLSNASLDLDPKSQHRHEIESARNDLLRLYGVQLTPGLEASLEFVLGRDKYANDQINGALANYQRSLALWQQETKRVAEWESNSSFPLSYPHPTPPSSLLKQAIVLFHLGLCYHRMADLHHNSNSRYCEHALLWFKQCLEVLEGVEREDLVARFILPACEMLQRLQAWDDLKKLAQKSLHLHKTYGTPAQMAQNYGFLANVAASESNWILAHELANTALSISEEATEIPLRDALRTRRQESWYLLLVARTQRHLGESEEAIDNLEWARVVCELQHQPSLYLEILEELRSLYFFERHNYTEAFKLKQEKIQIEHQYGFRAFIGASQLQPQRSKINPALESQKIPFIPEGVAQEISASGRQQDVNRLIERISRADYKLTVIYGPSGVGKSSILKAGLVPALIGKVIGERIPIAIVLSVYTDWLTVLISSLNRVIAYTGISVNPDSTPTILLEKIRLATERNYTIIIILDQFEEFFFINNPPTQRIEFYHFFSECLNISYVKIILSLREDYLHHLLEFERLSQKNSIGLYDLGVINKNILDKDIRYYLGKFSSQDAKAIIHSLTQRSHYELSEELINRLVQDLTGELDEVHPIELQIVGAQLQIENITTLGQYKLCGGSAKLVERWLGEVIKDCGPENEELSWKLLFELTDEKGTRPLKTKTDLAVALVNNHELDTISSFDTVGELILEILVGSGLVLRVREELGDRYQLVHDYLVEPIRQKNNYGMLAEFEKIKLEKTRAEVAQQLSQKQLNLVLQRRLREARIVGAILAIMGGTIAALWWQADLQKTAAIRQTLRAERSETNLRISGITAASEALFASNKEFDALLESLRAWRGLKQADGVQPDTRMRVVTALQQAVYGVTEINRLEGHTDIVWGVTFSPDGQTLASGSRDRTVKIWYPNGTLLQTLKGHTDAVTCVSFSPDGQTLASASLDKTVQIWHKNPVTGEFDPKPYKTLKGHKDWVYSVNFSPDGELLATGSKDTTVKLWRKDGSLVKILRGHRGWVNWVNFSPDGQFIASASDDKTVKIWQRDGSLVTTLQGHRQGVIVAIFSPDGKFLASAGRDKIVKLWQRESNSTKDGFDFRPYKTLRHHSGTVWSLSFSSDSKKLASAGEDNTINLWSITGTFLKTFKGHSDAVVSIAFSPDNKLLASGSFDKSVKLWSLNAPTPSILQGHQDRVLSVAWSPNGQMLASGSSDRTVKLWIKYTSSGDFKTRLYKTLVGHKNKVPSVSFDPKGEMLASGSYDKTVKLWRLDGTLIKTLHGHSDSVMSVNFSPDGQFLASASKDKTVKLWSRQGKLLKTLVGHQGWVNSVIFSPDSQILASASDDQTVKLWNREGKLLKTFSPHDSWVLGVSFSPTDELLASASWDNTVKLWRRDGTLLKTLLKGYSDSVNAVTFSPNGELLAAASWDSTVKLWSHEGKLIKSLNGHRAAVLSVSFSPDGQTLASASDDNTIILWNLNLDDLLVRGCDWVGDYLKHNRNLEKRDRLICNGITHKP from the coding sequence ATGACTAATGACAAGCCGCTACGCATCTACACCAAAGAAAATCAGCATACTTTGCAAAGACTGATTAGAGCGATCGCACTTTCCGAAGGTCAATTTGCCCTGATTTTAGTTCGGTGCAACTATGGGCAATTACGCGAGCAAATGTTAGAAAATATTCGCTCCATCACCAAAGATATCAATATTAGAGAACTCGTTCTCAATTCATCAACTACTTCTTTACACAACACAATAGTCTCAGAACTATCTTTAGATAATCCTGCTGTCCTCACAGACTCTTTACCAGCAGCTGTTATGGTTTTTGGTCTTGAGTCAGCGAGCGACCTAGAAAACTTACTTACAGGCATTAACCAAGCACGAGATATCTATGCTGCGACCTTTCCATTTTCAGTAGTATTGTGGCTACAAGATGAAGTGGCATCATTGTTGTCCAGATTAGCACCTGATTTTAAAAGTTGGGCTGCAACCACAATTAAATTTGAAATGGCAAAAGTAGATTTAATTGCTTTGATCCATCAAGAAGCAGAATCTTTATTTGCCAAAGTTTTAGAAGCAGGTGCTGAAACATTTTTATCTAATGCCTCCCTAGATTTAGATCCTAAGTCTCAACACCGCCACGAAATAGAATCAGCCCGTAATGATTTGCTGCGCCTATATGGAGTTCAATTAACACCAGGATTAGAAGCTAGTTTAGAATTTGTGTTAGGGCGAGATAAATACGCCAACGATCAAATTAATGGTGCTTTAGCCAATTATCAAAGAAGCCTAGCGTTATGGCAGCAGGAAACGAAGAGAGTAGCCGAGTGGGAGAGTAATTCTTCTTTTCCTCTCTCATATCCTCACCCTACCCCTCCCTCGTCTTTACTCAAGCAAGCAATAGTACTATTCCACCTGGGGCTGTGTTATCACCGGATGGCAGACTTACATCACAATAGTAATAGTAGGTATTGCGAACATGCTCTCTTGTGGTTTAAACAATGCCTGGAGGTATTGGAGGGTGTAGAAAGAGAAGACTTAGTTGCTAGATTTATTTTGCCCGCTTGTGAAATGCTGCAACGTTTACAAGCTTGGGATGATTTAAAAAAATTAGCTCAAAAGTCATTACATCTACATAAAACCTATGGAACTCCTGCACAAATGGCTCAAAATTATGGTTTTTTGGCAAATGTGGCAGCTTCTGAGTCGAATTGGATACTAGCTCATGAATTAGCGAATACAGCACTTTCTATCTCCGAAGAAGCAACAGAAATTCCTCTACGAGATGCTTTGCGAACACGACGACAAGAAAGTTGGTATCTACTCTTGGTTGCACGTACACAGCGACATCTAGGTGAATCAGAAGAAGCGATCGATAATCTGGAATGGGCGAGAGTCGTTTGTGAGCTACAACATCAGCCATCACTTTATTTAGAGATTTTAGAGGAACTGCGATCGCTTTACTTTTTTGAACGTCATAACTATACAGAAGCCTTTAAGCTCAAGCAAGAAAAAATTCAAATAGAGCATCAGTATGGCTTTCGTGCCTTCATTGGAGCAAGTCAATTACAGCCGCAACGTTCTAAAATTAACCCAGCATTAGAATCTCAAAAAATACCGTTTATTCCTGAAGGAGTTGCCCAAGAAATATCAGCTTCTGGACGACAGCAAGATGTGAATCGGTTGATTGAAAGAATTAGTCGTGCTGACTATAAACTGACGGTAATTTATGGACCATCAGGCGTAGGTAAAAGTTCAATTCTCAAAGCGGGTTTAGTCCCAGCGCTGATCGGAAAAGTTATCGGCGAACGCATTCCTATAGCTATTGTTTTGTCTGTTTATACTGATTGGCTCACAGTCTTAATCAGCAGTCTCAACCGAGTAATAGCATACACAGGAATATCCGTTAATCCTGACTCTACACCCACTATACTGTTAGAAAAAATTCGGTTAGCAACCGAGCGAAATTATACAATAATTATCATACTAGACCAATTTGAAGAATTTTTCTTTATTAATAATCCTCCCACACAAAGAATAGAATTCTACCATTTTTTTAGTGAGTGTTTAAATATTTCTTATGTCAAAATTATTCTTTCATTAAGAGAAGACTATTTACATCATTTGTTAGAATTTGAACGGTTGAGCCAAAAAAATAGTATTGGACTATATGATTTAGGTGTAATTAATAAAAATATTCTCGACAAGGACATTCGTTACTATCTAGGAAAATTCTCTAGTCAAGATGCTAAAGCCATAATTCACAGTCTTACTCAACGTTCGCATTATGAACTGAGCGAGGAATTAATTAACCGATTAGTCCAGGATTTGACAGGGGAACTAGATGAAGTACATCCAATTGAATTACAAATAGTTGGCGCTCAACTACAAATAGAAAACATTACTACCCTTGGACAATACAAGCTTTGCGGCGGCTCGGCAAAATTGGTTGAACGCTGGCTAGGGGAAGTAATCAAAGACTGCGGCCCGGAGAATGAAGAGTTAAGTTGGAAATTATTATTTGAGTTAACTGATGAAAAGGGCACGCGACCGTTAAAAACTAAAACTGATTTAGCGGTTGCATTAGTTAATAACCACGAGCTAGATACAATATCAAGCTTTGACACAGTTGGGGAACTGATTTTAGAAATATTGGTGGGTTCAGGTTTGGTATTGCGAGTCAGAGAAGAATTAGGCGATCGCTACCAGCTAGTTCACGATTATTTAGTTGAACCTATTCGCCAAAAAAACAACTATGGTATGCTCGCCGAATTTGAAAAAATCAAACTCGAAAAAACTAGAGCTGAAGTAGCCCAACAACTTAGTCAAAAGCAACTCAATTTAGTGTTGCAACGCCGACTGCGAGAAGCACGGATTGTAGGCGCAATCCTAGCAATCATGGGGGGAACAATAGCAGCATTATGGTGGCAAGCCGACTTGCAAAAAACAGCAGCAATTCGCCAAACTCTCCGAGCTGAACGCAGTGAAACCAACTTGAGAATTAGTGGAATTACTGCTGCTAGCGAAGCTCTATTTGCTTCTAATAAAGAGTTTGATGCTTTATTAGAAAGTTTGCGGGCTTGGAGAGGACTGAAACAAGCAGATGGAGTGCAACCAGATACCCGAATGCGGGTGGTAACAGCCCTGCAACAGGCAGTCTATGGGGTAACAGAAATTAACCGCTTGGAAGGGCACACCGATATTGTCTGGGGAGTAACTTTCAGTCCAGATGGTCAAACCCTAGCATCAGGTAGCCGAGATCGGACGGTGAAAATTTGGTATCCTAATGGCACCTTACTCCAAACCCTCAAAGGTCACACTGATGCTGTTACCTGTGTAAGTTTCAGCCCAGATGGTCAAACCCTCGCTTCCGCCAGCCTTGACAAAACAGTGCAAATCTGGCACAAAAACCCGGTTACAGGTGAATTTGACCCCAAGCCATATAAAACCCTAAAAGGACATAAAGATTGGGTTTATAGCGTTAATTTCAGTCCTGATGGCGAGTTGTTAGCTACTGGCAGTAAGGATACAACCGTAAAACTCTGGCGTAAAGATGGTAGCTTGGTAAAAATACTGAGAGGACATAGAGGGTGGGTTAACTGGGTAAACTTCAGTCCCGATGGTCAATTCATCGCCTCGGCTAGCGACGATAAGACAGTGAAAATCTGGCAACGGGATGGTAGCCTGGTTACAACTTTGCAGGGACATCGGCAGGGTGTGATTGTAGCTATTTTCAGTCCTGATGGGAAATTTTTAGCATCAGCAGGTCGAGATAAGATAGTAAAACTTTGGCAGAGGGAGAGCAACAGCACTAAAGATGGTTTTGACTTTCGTCCTTACAAAACTTTACGGCACCATAGCGGTACAGTGTGGAGTTTAAGCTTTAGTTCTGATAGTAAAAAGTTAGCTTCCGCAGGCGAAGACAATACCATAAACCTTTGGAGTATCACTGGAACTTTTCTCAAAACCTTCAAAGGACACAGCGATGCTGTTGTTAGCATCGCTTTCAGTCCAGATAATAAATTGCTGGCTTCAGGAAGTTTCGACAAAAGCGTGAAACTATGGAGTTTAAATGCCCCAACACCGTCTATTCTTCAAGGACATCAGGATCGAGTCTTGAGCGTTGCTTGGAGTCCCAACGGTCAGATGCTAGCTTCTGGTAGTAGCGATCGCACCGTAAAACTCTGGATAAAATACACTAGTAGTGGCGATTTCAAAACTCGACTTTATAAAACTTTAGTAGGACATAAAAATAAAGTTCCTAGTGTCAGTTTTGACCCCAAAGGTGAAATGTTAGCTTCAGGAAGTTATGACAAAACCGTGAAACTTTGGCGGCTTGACGGTACTTTAATCAAGACTCTGCACGGACATAGCGATAGTGTGATGAGCGTGAATTTCAGCCCCGATGGTCAGTTTTTGGCATCAGCTAGCAAAGATAAAACGGTGAAACTGTGGAGCCGTCAAGGCAAGTTGCTCAAAACCTTAGTAGGGCATCAGGGTTGGGTAAATAGCGTAATTTTCAGCCCTGACAGTCAGATTTTAGCCTCCGCTAGTGATGACCAAACTGTGAAACTGTGGAACCGTGAAGGTAAGTTGCTCAAAACTTTTTCGCCCCATGACAGTTGGGTTTTAGGTGTCAGCTTTAGTCCCACTGATGAGTTACTGGCTTCTGCCAGTTGGGATAACACCGTAAAACTGTGGCGACGGGATGGTACCTTGTTAAAAACCTTGTTAAAGGGGTATAGCGATAGCGTTAATGCTGTCACTTTCAGTCCCAATGGTGAATTGCTTGCTGCCGCCAGTTGGGACAGTACAGTGAAACTCTGGAGTCATGAAGGTAAATTAATTAAAAGTCTTAATGGGCATCGTGCTGCGGTGTTAAGTGTCAGTTTTAGCCCAGATGGTCAAACATTAGCATCAGCTAGTGATGACAACACAATAATTTTGTGGAATTTAAATCTTGACGATCTGCTTGTTCGTGGTTGCGACTGGGTAGGTGATTACCTCAAGCACAACCGTAATCTTGAAAAGCGCGATCGCCTTATTTGTAATGGCATAACCCACAAACCCTAA